Sequence from the Thermococcus nautili genome:
ATTGGTGGCGTTCCCCTGACCGTTGAGGAAATCCTGCGCGAGATAAGGGGTGTTGCCTGATGCCCGAGATTTATTCCAAGTACCCGATGGTTAAGTACCTCCGCAAGGAGGCCCTGCCAACCGCTCTATGTCCCGGCTGTGGCGGTGGAACTGTGCTGAACGCCTTCGCCAACGCGGTTGACCAGCTCAAGCTCGACCCGAGGGACCTAGTGGTCGTGAGTGGAATAGGCTGTTCCGCGTGGATAGCCTCCCCCTACTTCCTCGCGGATACACTTCACACAACGCACGGAAGGGCGATAGCCTTCGCGACGGGAGTTAAGGTCGGTTTGCCGGACAAGAAGGTCGTCGTCATAAGCGGTGACGGCGATTTGGCGAGCATCGGTGGAAACCACCTGCTCCACGCCGCGAGGAGGAACATCGATATAACGGTGATTCTCGTCAACAACTTCATCTACGGAATGACCGGCGGGCAGGTCGCCCCGACGACGCCCTTCGGGGCAAAAACGACGACGACCCCCTACAGGAACATCGAGCATCCGCTCCAGATTTCCGAGACGATAGCAGCCGCTGGGGCGAGCTATGTAGCCAGATGGACAACAGCCCACGTTTACCAGCTCATCGAGAGCATCAAGAAGGCCCTAACCGTTAAGGGCTTCTCCCTCGTCGAGGTCATCTCGCAGTGTCCCGTCCAGTTCGGAAGGAGGAACAGGATGAAAGAACCCGCGGAGATGCTCCGCTGGTTCCTGAAGAACAG
This genomic interval carries:
- a CDS encoding 2-oxoacid:ferredoxin oxidoreductase subunit beta; this encodes MPEIYSKYPMVKYLRKEALPTALCPGCGGGTVLNAFANAVDQLKLDPRDLVVVSGIGCSAWIASPYFLADTLHTTHGRAIAFATGVKVGLPDKKVVVISGDGDLASIGGNHLLHAARRNIDITVILVNNFIYGMTGGQVAPTTPFGAKTTTTPYRNIEHPLQISETIAAAGASYVARWTTAHVYQLIESIKKALTVKGFSLVEVISQCPVQFGRRNRMKEPAEMLRWFLKNSVPISKAKKMSPEELEGKFVIGEFVNRQRPEFTEELNKLIDEVQEHFGLKGGDDV